Proteins encoded within one genomic window of Oncorhynchus tshawytscha isolate Ot180627B unplaced genomic scaffold, Otsh_v2.0 Un_contig_4549_pilon_pilon, whole genome shotgun sequence:
- the LOC121841957 gene encoding neprilysin-like, protein MVWRFVMNMVVGLSRQYRDTRKAFRKALYGATSEAAVWRQCVIYVNNNMDNAVGRLYVEESFSGESKELMEEMISVIREVFISNLDHLRWMDVETKKAAEEK, encoded by the exons ATGGTGTGGCGTTTTGTCATGAACATGGTGGTGGGTTTGAGCAGGCAGTACAGGGACACCAGGAAAGCCTTCCGCAAG GCGCTGTACGGTGCCACGTCGGAGGCGGCGGTGTGGCGGCAGTGTGTCATCTACGTCAACAACAATATGGACAACGCTGTCGGAAGACTGTACGTAGAGGAGTCCTTCTCTGGGGAGAGCAAAGAACTG atggaagAGATGATCTCTGTGATACGGGAGGTATTCATCAGTAACTTAGACCACCTAAGATGGATGGATGTAGAGACCAAGAAGGCTGCTGAGGAGAAG